Sequence from the Mauremys mutica isolate MM-2020 ecotype Southern chromosome 2, ASM2049712v1, whole genome shotgun sequence genome:
CTTTTTCATAATTTGATGGATAATGAGAGCTGCAAGTCCAgtgaggaccttccttttgaacACTATGAAATATAAACCCTGGAAGAGAAGCTAATATTGCTATACCCCAAATGACAACACTTGTGAGGATGCCATAGGTAACCGTCCTAGCTTTTAAAGCAAACACTGCATGGACAATGGCCAGATATCTATCTATTGTCAAAAGTATTATGAAAAACATTCCACTGTAGAAGCCAGCAAAATAGACCCCTGAAAGAATTTTACACATTGCATTTCCAAAATCCCACTCACGTGCTGCATAGTAAGCCCAAAATGGCAGGGAAAGAATAAAAAGCAAATCGGAAATTGCCAGATTCAGCAGATAGATGTCAGTCATGCTTCTCAGCTTCTTGTATTTTATCAGGATCAGCACAACGAGCACATTGCCCACCAGGCCAAATATCAGCACCAAGGAATAAAGCGGTGGCAAAAAGTGGGATGCAAAATGTTTGACATCATTTGAACATGGTGCTGCACCATCCTGATCATAATAATACGTTGTTGTCTGTATCTCCATCTCCGGTTCACCAGTAGAAGTGTTCATTTTGCACTGGCCTAAGAATGAAGAAATGGATGATTATTTACAGGGTACTGTATAGTATCACAGTGAAACACAGGAATGAAATACATTATATTGTATAATCATATGTTCGTACAAGCCATTAAAATGTATTGTGCGTGTTGATTTTCACTTTAGAATACCCTTTGCTGTAAGCAGGATAACAACTGCTGATGTTAAGATGTAAAAACAAAATTGCAGATCACGTTAACAAAGAATTTAGAATTAACTTGCGGTTTGAACTTGCTAAATATTGTTTCCCACTTGTACTATGTATGAGAAGTGTTTGTCTTCAGTAGACCATGTGGCATCATAACATGGTGAAAACTAATTGCCAACTGACTAATAGTTCCAAGCTGGAACACTAGGAAGGTGTAGTAAGTGGTTTTCAGAAGTGTTAGAATGAACCAAAAAAGAGAGCAgcagaaaagaagagaaaacagTTAATCTTTTTCAGCTTTCTGAACCAAATTCAGATGTCACTAGCCCACATCAAAGCAATAAGCCATGAGTGTGTGCGCATTGGTAGGCTCTGGGTGCAAAACTTCTAAGTAGCATCCACAGGCAAAAATTTGCAAAATATTATTTGTTGAAAATTATTTGCCTCCCCTAATGCTTATTCTATCAACAAGTTCTTAAATTTCTCGTGTAAAAGGACTTCCCTGTACTTCCGTATTTGGTTTCCATTGGTTCAGGAAAAAATAAGGGCCTGGCACTAGGGTCCACTTATCCCACTATGCAATATAAAGTGACCTTAATATCAATGTAAATTTATACTTAATATTATAGTACCAAAGTGGATTAAAGGGGCCcttgtgtaaatgagaataagGCCGTTAGTTaagaaaattgttccactttatcTTTAGGCCTTATTTTCATTTACACCCAGGCGACTTTAAACTGCTGTAGTCATGCAAAGGAGCCTTGAAGAAAgtgagtgtatatatatatacatggtcAGAGCAATGTCAAGTGGCCTTtctgtaaataagaatcagactccctttttgtttttgtgtttgtgaTAATCTCCTTGTATACAACAAATAGCTGATTTACCTGTTAACTGGGAAAATGTGGAAGAAGAGATTAGACAACCAGAACCTATGTTGTGGGATGAAATGGCAAGTTTCACCTCTCTTGCAGTTCTGATCAAATCCAAACAATGAAAAATGTTTATATGTAGACTTCTAATGAAAACCTATCACTGTTCTCTAGCATCCAAGGAATATTCACCATGTTGTGCTCAGCTGCTAACCTGCAAGAGAATTCACAATATATAAATTGATATTCAAACTCCTCCCTGAATGACATCTAATTATTTAGAAACCATCATATTTTCTGAGCCATATTCTTGTATTTTAAAtcttttggttaaaaaaatactCTTACAATGTCCATTTTGAATGTATCCATAGTTAGGATTGGTTATCTTGTTCTAATTACTGGATTCTGCTGACATTTAATACTTGATTCAAGATTTTATTTCCTCTTATTGCAATGGCCTTTTGTCTGAATGCTAACTAGTTATTTCTTCAATATCAGAAATGCCTACTCTCTGGGGTATGAAAGTTGGTTGGAGTTAATGATTTAATAGATCTTTTCCATCAGTAACACCAGGGGCTAGGAAAACTGTCAGCAGCTGTTTGCAAATTATTAGTGAACACGTTTTGCTATTTAAatatgacttgcatccgacgaagtgggtattcacccacgaaagctcaggctgcaaaacgtctgttagtctataaggtgccacaggattctttgctgcttttacagatctatactaacacggctacccctctgatatttaaataTGTTCGTTATTGAAAAATATTCAAaggttttatataaaatattttaacctATAGATTTTTCATGAATTATTCACTACGAGTATAGCTTTGAATATTCATTATTTATAATAAAGGATTTGTACTGTGCAATTGGTCACAtaagtcacatgatattgtttcCTCTCCTTGCTCAGATGACTGCAACTTTTATAAACAGGAGGGTTTGACTAAGTCCTTTCCAGTGGGTACTGTGGTGTGGATGCATCTACACCAGTTTCTGCAACCATTCTTGCAAACCAAACAACTCATACAAATGTttacagaaaacaaattaaaaggttGTAAATACTGAGGCACCTTTCATGGCTGAGCAAAGGCTACAAACATTCTTGCCTTGTAGCGTTTTGAGTGACTGTACTATATTTGAAAAAGGACAGAAGTTTTGGGTGTGATGTTTGCCACCTCATCTGCAATGACAGTTTCAGTGGAGGAGCAAAGCACACAAAACTCTCGGTGGTGATAGTTAATACTGCACGCATCTTTTGTTGTGTTTTCCCTGCTAGGTTGGGATTCAGCTTTGTGGCTGTACAATCTTTCGGGAGGTGCTTTGCTGCACAGTTCCCCAGTGACATTGTGGCACATCTGCGTTCATCAAAAGGAACTCTTCATTCAGTGCTTAATTCATGTCCCTCTCTTGCTGGTGGTTAAACATTGTACAGCCTCTGGTttgcttggcttgtttaaccAGAAGTATATTACGTACAAATAAATAccacattaaaagaaaattaaggcTGCAAAGTCTTGCACTGTAAAGTCAGGAAATGTCAGCATGAAGGTTGCCTCTTAGTTAACGCACTCAGCCACAAAGTGGCTCATAGAACTCAGAGCCCTTAAGGTAGGTCTGTGACATACTGGGGCACAGtccagactaatgagtagctgtCACTCTTGCCTGTAACCTGGGGTACCCTTTTCAATACCTTGCTACTGTAGCCACTGAAcgggactgctcacaaacagccaccAGCATGTAAATCACACACAGGTATGTCTGTTTCTGTTGCAGCCAGTcagccacaccttggctcttaccagctTTAAAGATTACCCCAGgctgaccccaacacactcccagtcccagatttgcccccagaaatgtatgtcctgtattgCCCAGTGCCCTCCTGGATAGTACAACTATATTAAGTCAATTATTCCTCtaagagaaaaatatcccaatttattattttaaatagttatccagacacttcaatttaaacacactggattagataaaacagtaaaactaatttattaactacaaagagagagattttaagtgagtacaaataATAAGGCATAAAATAgttgcaagaaaaataaagataaatgctTACTTAAGAAACTATACTATACTTATCATTTAATACATGGCCCCATGATTTATTTATTGTGCACCGTCCAAGCCCTGCACTGAATACATAATTAATAATTGCCTAAGACTTTTTATGGTGCTCACCACTAGACCATCTGAGTGCCCCGCAAACATTAATAAGTTTATCTTCAAAACATTCCTTTGAGGTAAAggatattatcctcattttacaaatgaggaactgaCACAGAGAAAGATTAAGATAAATAATGTCCACTAATTTTGTGTGCCGAATTTGAGATCTTTAGGGCTGACTTTTCAGATCATTTAGCATTATGTAACACTTCAAAGCaccgctcccattgacttcagttgcagttgtgtgtgctcagcacttctgcaaatcagatcctGGGGTTTCAAGCTGGGTACCCAGAAAAAaaagaacacacaattagtgacctcTTGTGAAAAGTCTGATTTACGTGACTTGTCAAGAATCCCATAAGAACTCTCTGGCAGAACTGTCTGTAAGATATCATCAGAAGAACATTGAGACCATGCTTTTGTTCTGAATGTGTAATTTCATTTCAGAAGCTCCAGTAGTTCCCATTCTCATGATGCTTTACAATTGATGTTCGTAATGTGAAATCCAGGATCATTTCTGTGTGTAAGTCCAATGGACCCATTCAGGCTTCTTCATGCAGAGCTACCCTACCATTCAAGAATAAGAGATCTGAGTTTTCACGAGTCTTAGTTTCTGAGCATGCTGATCAGATGAGTTTCCAGGGGCTCCATAATTGTGCTCACAGCTGAGTGATTTTTGAGGGCCCTTTATGGCTACATTTGCTAATAGGATGAGTTTTGAGGGTGTCCTGTGCCTGAGTTTGCTAGTAGGAGTTACCAGGGTCCCCTATACCTGAATTTGCTGGCAAGGGAAAAGGGTAAATTTTGAGGGTTGCCCCTACCCCCCAaacattttcttatttaaaaaaaataataattccttCATCCCTTTGGGTTCCCCCCCAACCAGCTGCAGTGATAATGAGGATGTGGGACAATCACCTCGAATGTCTCTTTCCTCAATCTGCATTCAAGTTTGAAAGAGTTGAATGAATCTCCAAACATTCACCAGACTGAGATAACAGGTGGGAATAAGTTTTGAGACCCCACCTTTGTAGCTGAGGGACTTCTACTGCTTCCAGGTAGAAATGCAGGATTGGGTGATTCAGAGCACTGAATGGCACATTAAGAAACTTAAGGTTCTGAGCTGAAGCCTAATGAAGCCTGTGCATTAACTTCCGTGAACTATATACTTCCACCAAACGAAGAGCGGCTACTTCTCTTGTAGCTTTTTGTGTTAAACTCTACCATAGCCACCTGTTTTCCCACAATTGCAGCAGAATCAGGCTCTCTTCTCAATATGTGAAGAGGCTGATAGATGGCAGTCTCATGTAGCTTTTGTCTTATGAACTACTGTAATATCCCACGTAGCACAAAAATCTAACACCAAACAAGCCAACAAAAACTGAAACGTTCTGCTTTTAGGCTGCTGGTGTCAAAATTTGTTCTATGTGGTGTTCATGTAGCCAAGTCGGTCAGGGATATTAGAGTGACagatagaagttggtccaataaaatatattacctcattcaccttgtaTCAAAATTTAGTAGAAGTGTTGCCTAAATCAAAATCCAATTTTGTCTGCCTCAGCATTTTATTATACTTTGTGTACAGTCGCTCTCACTTTAAAGTCTGTCAGAGTTGTCTACAGAAGAGACTCTACTGAGGCATATAGGATAACCAGAGCCTGCCTGCCATGAAAAGAAAGAAACCATTAAGAAGTAaaggagaagggaggaaaatCAAGTACTTGGGAGAAAGTTTCATCCCCTAACACCAATCTTAGTATCTGTCTGGAAAATTTCACTATGTGAAAACCCTGTTTAGTAGGGATGATAATGTCCATCTCTGAGGGATGTCTCTCAGCCTGTTTTGTGTCTAGAGATAGCTCTGTTGTGAGAACACGTGGGTGACAGTTCCCCTTCTCTGGATCATGTAACCTTCATATGGTGGAGATTCAGAGGGTAAGTTTTCTGAGGAGATTTTCACAAAAGCAGAGCTCTAGTATCAAGATccttttcataagaacataagaatggccctactaggtcagaccaaaggtccatctagcccagtatcctgtcttctgacattggccaatgccaggtgtcccagggggaatgaacagaacagataatcatcaagtgatccattccatgTTGCTCATtcccggcttctggcaaacagacactaaggacaccatccctgccaatcctggctaatagccattgatggacctgtcctctatgaatttatctagttcttttttgaaccctgttatagtcttggccttctcaacatcctctggcaaagagttccaaaggttgactgtgtgttgtgtgaagaaatacttccttttgtttgttt
This genomic interval carries:
- the LOC123364193 gene encoding C-C chemokine receptor type 5-like — translated: MNTSTGEPEMEIQTTTYYYDQDGAAPCSNDVKHFASHFLPPLYSLVLIFGLVGNVLVVLILIKYKKLRSMTDIYLLNLAISDLLFILSLPFWAYYAAREWDFGNAMCKILSGVYFAGFYSGMFFIILLTIDRYLAIVHAVFALKARTVTYGILTSVVIWGIAILASLPGFIFHSVQKEGPHWTCSSHYPSNYEKEWRQFLILKMNILGLVIPFVIMIFCYIEIIKILLRRRNEKKHKAVRLIFIVMIVYFIFWTPYNIVVLMYTFQDSFSLNNCESSRQLELAIQVTEAIAMFHCCINPVIYAFAGEKFRKYLYTFFQKDIAIYLCKHCPALHGDKLERFSSTYTPSTAEHDISIGL